TTAAAGAATACaatttaacaatttttcatgtttaatgGTAGCTCAGTTCAACAAATAACACATCAATAAAAATGTGAAACTTATGACAAATTATCTCATCCCTTAAGCATGTGGTTATAAGTTTGATCTCTAGTTCGtgcatataaagaaaaaaaatctgttgAAAGAGGTCAACTgcttaaatgaatttcaatatcTTGAGAGATTAATTATTGACTTTTGATCGAAAGATACATTGGTtcacacataaaaaatatttagacttagaatgcaaaaaaaaaaatgcaaatgttTAGTTGCATCTCTACTAATTTTCATTCTTATCCTATTTCATGTCCTTTTAAACCTTTTTCATATACTTACacttttattattgaaaaaaatatatatctcctttctttattttatatattatatttatacattaatatcttttatttattaaatttacaaatttaattaataaaacaactAGGAAGGTACACAAGAAATAGGTATatgtttaagaatttaatttatcaattacaaaatatatattttaaatgaattataataaaagttgataattttttaatatgacaatttatattttaatcagtGTAAATTTTAAGTGTTTAATTTATAGTAAAATATTCTTACGCAAATATTCAATAAGAATTCATCTTATTACCAATTTACCATTAGTGAAaagtatgataaaataattaaattatactaCCTTTTGTGTTAAAAGTTTAATACTAACcgaatataaaattaaagtcaaatcttaaatatatactttttaaaaacttattagtgttttttatgctttgtgaatataaaataaattatactcttaattaacataaaatgaaaTCATCTGATGGAGTACAAGTGTTTAATATGttgaagttaaaattaaataattttagtagTATTTGAGTTTGATctttaacataaataattttttattaaactcaATTTACCTCTCAACTTTggataataaactaaaattatttatttaaaaaatagagaaactaATGTCTTgatttagaaataaaagaaacaaaattaccATTCAACCTTTTAAAATACACCATTCTTTAtagtatatttttcatttaataatttaaggaAACATATTGAATTAGGATAATATGAGTCTCTTTTTCTTAAAGAATCATAaagttaaaaccaaaaaaataatacacaaaATGAGTTAGAATTGAAAAACTATTTtctggttttattttttaacattataattattaaaactaattaatggTAACGCAGTCAAAAGTTATTCCATACTTAGAATTTCTTAATCATGATATTCAATCCGGATATGGGCATGGAGTGATAtgtgaaagtatttttttatcccCAAAAAATAAGCCAATTTGATAAGAGGGAAATTACACTTTTGGGttatactaataaaataaaaattaaagataaagcaTTAAGATGTGCGTAATTACCCTAAACTTGAAGTTAAGTCGGCGATATCAACACAGAGCGGCATGAATTGAACTGAAACAGAGATATCCTATAAAACAGAGAGACAGGGCTAGCTAGGTACAGAATACTGGTAgataaacataaaaacaaaaccTTTTATTTCATCGTTTTGCGTTTTGCGTGAAGATTATTAGAGTTGTTGGGTGCGCTTGATATGGAGAATGGGGAGAACATTCTCGATGCCATCTTCCAAGACGAAAACTTGGAGGACGATGTTGAGATGATTGACGTTGAAGAAGGGGAATTGGTTGAGCTGAACGATTCCCAAAACGGCGTCGTAGAGGCGGATAACAAAAAACCGCACAGTAAGAAGCGCAGGCGCAGAGGTAACaagagaaataagaagaagaattcaGGAACAACCGGTGCCATTGACATTGACAGGTTTTAGTTTTCAACTCTCTTCCTTATTTCAAaccgtttttatttttattttgttttttattgtttatcgtCTAGGCCTAGGGagacagaaaataaaaaccaagaGTTGCGTTACGTTCACGAGACTACTTCAGTTACCTGAcgcttcttttatttttttttatcccgtTTGTGTGCAAGAATGGCTTTAAAAGAGTTCTCTGTGGTTGAAAACGATGTTTTGAAAGTGAGTTTCAAGAAGTTGGTTTTGGTTGaacaattaacatttgccgataaaaaaaatgagtctAGTCcctgaaaatgtatttttatttttctttttatcttataaGGGTCCTGTGAAAACCATGATTGTGACTTATGTTCAAATTGCAAGGTTATGAGCATGAGATAGGGGATATAGGCAAGttgatgtaaaattttaaaagtatatgtATACAGGAAATGGAATTTTATATAACCATGATTAGATTGTATAAATGACACAAATAGTTAGATTTCAACGCAATGGATTCAAGTTAGGATATTACAGCACCATACACGACCAACCATTCCTTTGGGCTTTGGTTTCAAGTTATATATACTTATCTTGTAAGGAATCAAATTATCAAAGCTTTATTTTCCAACATTTGACTTAGGAGTATCTACGAGTAACCAACAACATAAATACAGGTACCTACTCAGTACAGTATTTGTACAGTTCGACTTTAAGAGTACTTGAGCTATGCCGTGGGTAAAATTGACCAGAATTGATGTAGgattaagagaaaataattcgCCTTttcaaaaatgtaaaattgattCAAGATATACAACCCACAGTTTTTAAAAGTATACTTATGTATATGCTTGAAAAATAGTTCTGCCTTATTATCCAAACAGAAACCAATTATTCTAAACtcacttttaaatttcatttctaaccacaaatcaattttttcaacACATTCTTTAGACATCAATCTTACTGAAGTTTAAACCAAACAGACCCAAAATTAACCAAACACATGATTACTATGCACTAGCCATTTTCTCATGGCTAAAGTGATTCTTTCGTGGAATCACATCCCCCCGGTTTCTCTACAACAGTTGCACCTACAgctaggagagaaaaaaaaaagggtccaAGTGGGACCCACCTGATTAATGGGTCtaacctatattttttttctcttcttgctATATGGTATACTGGCTAAAGAGGATCCACGTCCATCATGAATTGAAGCATAGCCCATTGCTCTTATCTTATCCATGTAAAATAGTGAATGGCCTTATAGCCCAGTGCATGAGGCTCCCATCTAATGGGGAAAGAGAAAGGTTGATGTACGCAACCTTTAAAAGTTGGAGGTTGTTTTCAGGATTTAAACTATGATCTCCTGGTCACAAGACAGCTGAAACCTTATCGTCCTTAATCCTTATCTTCAAAAAATACCCaaatgaatattataatttctaatgAATTTAGTTCCCTTTTCAGGTTTGTGATAAATACATGTCGGCGTCTGAAAGAGAAAAAGTCATACATGGTGTATACAGCTGTTGCTTGCCTTGGAGTTTGTGCATTGAGTGATCTCATCAATGAGGTATTCGAACCCTATCATGCATTGCAATGTTGTTTTCATGTTGAaagctttttttctttatacttAGTCTATACAGCTTTCAATGAAATATCATGGTCGTTTGGAGGTTGGAAAACAATTTATGAACAGCTAATGCTATTTTGGTATTGGAATGTACTGACTTGACTGACTTCTGAAATGTTTTCTGTTCACCTTCTTGCACTAATTTAATAATTCCAAATTTTCTGTTCTTCTAATTGTATTTCTTGCTATTTGCTAATAATGATTGGATATGGTGATTTGAATTTGGTGGATTACACTTTGCCAGTGACTTATGGTTCTCAGGGCCGGTCCATTATGACTTTTAAAGCTGAAGCTTTAGGCccaccaataaaaaattattttcttttagttttaataaagcaaaaaatgCCACATATGCTGGCAAAAAGTTCCAACATAGAGTTCTCTCATTTAAggtaaaacatttattttcaaagtttgttTTAGGTTTCTCTCATCATTGGGCTGGCCATAATGGTTCTCTACATCACCAATACTGCTATTGATACATTTATGGATATTCATATTCTTGGCTTGTCACCGGCTCTCTAGCCTCTCGTTGTTTCTCTCCTGCAGGACTGTGCATTGcactttttagaaataaattgttccttttttttttgtttccttttaatATCTTCCTAACTCAAACAGAGATGTGGCTTTTGCTTGTCTGTTGTAAGGAAAGGTGAGAGTTGAGATTCTACTTGATTTGGATCAGCCTTGAGCTGATTATGCTTATCCACTCCTCATAGCGCCATACAACCATTCATAATTCTGATGCGTACAATGTTGTATCTAACATTGCAGATTTTACAGAGATCATTTCAATCTCCTGTCTGAGCTTTGATGTTCCTGGCTGATGAACCacttcaattatttaattattttgaaggtCGACATCTATTTCTTCTCTTTATCTTGCTCTCCTAAATGGAGCAGCTGACAAAGTCAGAGCCAAAATTGGATCTCTCTAGATatgcataatattattttattgaggGCTGTCTAAATTTCATATGGCAGGATCtttaaagataatatttttggtTATGAACATGCTAGGCAGCATCAAGCATTTTTCTTATGACCAGGATGGCCAgcattttgtttagtgtgagggaTTACCCTAATAAATGCAGGAGAATCACACTGAACTGAAGGTTGTATTTAACTGAGCACATAACTCATAGCTTCTCTCCAGGATCTCTGCATTCGTTTGCTTAAATTTTGGAATATTTTGGGTCATGAACATATTAGCTCTTTGTTTCTactgttttcattttgatttaatgAATTTAAGATTATTTGCAGCTTATACCATGAATCACAGTGGATGATGTACATTATTTCtgtattatttataaatgaGATATTGCTGACTAGAACCTCATAATGAATGGgcttgtttttgtatttttaattgtttttggtATTCTTTTCCCATCTGTCCAATTTGATACACGTCATAAACTTCAATAATCGAGTGTGAAAGTCACAGGTGGAGGCTATACAGGCTTGTGGAGGCCAGATGACTGTTGATGGTAGGCGATTTCGAACAGGGGGTGGTGTATTGTGGAGTATCATTAAGGTTCGCGAACCAAATGCTTACAAAGAGATAATAAAGAAAGCAAAGGAGTTTGAGGTGTGGGATTGACCTTTCtgtttttttagtgttttaaCACATCTCTTTCTGTATTTATGTTCCTTGTATTCAATGGAAACAGTTAAGTTTGTTATGGATGCACCTACTGTCTAGAACTTGAGCAAGGGGCAAGAAATTGTTATTTATGATCCTATGATGAAGGTGGATATTGGAGAAGGGATGGGTAAAATAGATAGTGAAGTGAATCTAGTCATGTACAAGGAAAGGGATATTCAAAACTGCATTAAACTCTATTTGGTGGGAGGAGAGAGAAGGTGAGAAGCAGGATGGAGTTTTGGTTAGAGGGGACTGATTAAAAAGTGAAGGGAAAAGGGAGGATAGTAAGGAAGAATTCAGTGAGTTTGGATAGCAGACACACGAAATGttactctttcttttctttctttttcagttCATATAGTGAGAGTTGTGTATAAATATAGGTCTTCCCCTAACCAAGGTCATTCATATCATCATTTGCTTCTTATTAATTAGTTTCTCGTTTATAATAATGCAGAAGCAATTCAGGCAGCCAAATGTGAAGCAGCCACCTGTGCAAAAGAAAGAGGATTCTTTTCAAGGGGATGACACCTCTACATTTGCTAGCGGTCATCAGGGCACTGTTTCTGACAAATCCTTTTCTGCATTGCAAATGCAAGATCGACAACATAAACCATCAGGTTCTGAAGAGAAACGTAACTCTGTTCATGACAGATTAAGGATACATGTTTCTTATGATGATGATCTGCTTGGATTAAGTGCAGATAATGACACAGCCTGACCCTGGATGAAAAGAAACCTTCATCCTGtcacagttttatttttctttcatcataGATTGCAGTCTGCTGATGCAACTAATCCTCATTCTCCCTTTTTCACATTTTACATTACAACCTTCTGTCTTCTGTTCTATCTTTTTGCTCTTTCAcccttgtttcttttttctgtgaAATAAGTTCACAGATGGGGCAGTATTTTCTATTTGGATTTTGTTAGGAAGGATTTTGTCATGTGTTGAAAGGAGAGGGTATTTACTATTGCATAAGCTTTCTGATACACTTAAatgataatagaaaatattataatgGAAGTTTGTGTTAACTCATTGGTAAGTGTAATAAATTATCTTAAGTAGCAAAGTAAAATGGAAGTCCAAGTGTCGAATTCACaagaattttatttgtatttaaattagtgcaaatccaatttttaaacaattagaagagataaaaaattgtaaatatgagtaaaagataagaaaaaaaaataataatttgaattcaaaagatGAATTTAGAATGCAGATGTGTTGGGTTTTAACATACTAAAATTACTTCTGATGCAGTGTGTTAACAATTTTTCTGTATCTAATGTTATCTCAATTTTCACTCACATTTATTATGATATTCTATCTTTAGTTTTGCATGAAgagtctaatttatttatttttctcctttaaatTTATGtgcaatgataaaaataataaattgtattaAGATTAAAGGTGCATAAAATAAGCTAAATAAATATCATTCCATTCTTAACAATGATCTTATTTAGATGTCCttagtttttagaaaataaaataattatttttcaatgcattatctcataaataatatatgagcATGAGTGATCAGaccataattaataaataataaaacatataaaagaataataaaaactagactgcattaaatagataatagagAAGAATTATATTACAAGAGGTTTGCCTGTCAGGCTTTCAATAATGGAGAGGTTTAGTCTTTCATAGTTATGAGAGACTTCACACTTTAGGGTTGATGTGGATAGAAAAAGAGGGATGGATAAAGGAAGGGAAGAGGGGAATGGTTATAGAATGTAGCTTAAAATTCATGCGATCTCGCACTAAGCAGGTCTTCTAGGTTTAACGAGTATGGCGGCTAAGTGAGATGTTGCCGTTGGGTCTGTCTTGTGCACTAAGTgagttgttttaattttcaattttttttcaagatccTTCTTCAtgtttttacatcaattttttttctataacacttgtaattttcttcttttcaatcctgttgattaaaaattaaaatgatattaaaattctcattatttcattaaaaaagtaACACGAAAAATGGAGTAATTCTAAtcattcttaataaaaaatgactatCAATTAAACACAATTTTTACCATTATTAGTTATATTGTTGGTTGAAAGTGTCTGGTTAGTAtcttatgaagagatgcttaagTTTCTTACGGAGTATGAATCGGGAATTCTTTCTTTCTAGCTGAACCCTCCCATAGTTTAACTTAAAAGTAAGAACTTAAGATTACAGAAGGGATGTGGGAGTCTTTGATCATGCCCAATACTTTTTAATGGAGTTAAATAAGTGTAGCTTCTGAAAGATAAAATCATCATTTAAGTCCTCAAAATATGTACTATACTGTCAAATTTATCCTTCAGTTAAAAGTGTTGTGATTGTGAACTAATTTGACGGATGAAATGCATTTTGTatggtaattattttttagtgattAATGTGATTGGGATTGTGTATGTGTTTGGATTCATATTAGATTGTCTAAAATGATATTGAAATAGCGATGAAGTTAATATGACTTTAGgtgaatattcaaatttttttcttgttaagtTGATTTCGAATCTAAAATTGGTGTTGAACTAAAGCAAACTCTtgcatttgattaaaaaaattatacatttagaATTTCCTTTAAAATAAGAACatctaaaacataaattttaaataaaataaattgtattatGAAATCGCCCACTAAAACACACTCTATATCTCAATGATTAATTGTTGCTCTTTCTCAATTTTTTGCCCCGTGTTACCTAGGCCTAAATATGGTTTTGTCTCGgtaaattaatatcttttttattctttataagtTTGTATttcgtttttaattttgattcttataagatatttaatttaattttagtccctataaatttttgtttttaaaattttactttctttaatgattttttgtttttaaaattttagtttctttgatgataaatttatgaaaattataaatgaaaaagttagaatactaaaggaattaaaattgaaaaaaatataaacttacataaattaaaaaataaacaaaaaaatttataagaatcaaaattaaaaaccatCAACTTACggaactaaaattagaaaactaaacttacaataataataataataataattaactcacagaaataaaaaaaaaaaaaaaacaaatttaagccTCACCATAATTGTGGCCGTTTTACAATGCATTGAAGCTACTAGCAAGGCTTTATGTCTAGAATATCAATCAGTTAAGGGGCATTTAAGTTAGTTTTCTCATGCCCCAAGTTGTGATTTCTTGTGCAGGATGAGGCAAACCACAGTGCAGTCATCTGCCATATAGGAAGGATACTTCTCGTTCCATGCAGCAGTGGCTGCTTCCACTACTGCCTCTTCACTGTCTACACCCCACACAATTGATGCAACCTCATTGTTGCTTAGTACATCCCACACCTATTTAcaggaaaagaacaaaaaagtttagaaaaaaatgCTTGTGCAAAAAGGATACTTCATTAATCAATTTCACAcagataattttttcttacaaaaaatatacttgGTGCTAGTAGTTTAGACAGGTGTACAACGTTAGTTTTCTTCTTGAAATTAGTATAGAACATAATTTAGGAATAATAAGTTGGTATATACCATATAGCTCATTACTGTGGCTTCTGTCGCAAGTAATTTAAGAACCTTGCTGAGTGATAGTAGCCAAagttaagaattaaattatttttttttaatgttaagaacCGTGCTGACTGATAGTAGccaaagttaattttattttataaaaaatatcaaagagCATGTTAactaactagtttttttttaatataaaccacaaatattttttaaaagagacaATTTTGTCCGAGTCAAATAAGATGAAAAGCTTTTACTTCAAGTATTTATAGTAGTTGCATTTTTTCAAAACTTGAGCTAGAGAGTTGCGATGACT
The genomic region above belongs to Glycine max cultivar Williams 82 chromosome 14, Glycine_max_v4.0, whole genome shotgun sequence and contains:
- the LOC100775515 gene encoding uncharacterized protein, whose protein sequence is MENGENILDAIFQDENLEDDVEMIDVEEGELVELNDSQNGVVEADNKKPHSKKRRRRGNKRNKKKNSGTTGAIDIDRFVINTCRRLKEKKSYMVYTAVACLGVCALSDLINEVEAIQACGGQMTVDGRRFRTGGGVLWSIIKVREPNAYKEIIKKAKEFEKQFRQPNVKQPPVQKKEDSFQGDDTSTFASGHQGTVSDKSFSALQMQDRQHKPSGSEEKRNSVHDRLRIHVSYDDDLLGLSADNDTA